From a region of the Corallococcus coralloides DSM 2259 genome:
- a CDS encoding cyclic nucleotide-binding domain-containing protein: MAGDTAGNSRGGSLRGSTLQVVQSLAAQGEPERAAQLYEELGAAQRERLRKEAAQGTVKERHWLVDVLRRARDFTGAARLLDGSGDDVSVADLYAQGGQHVAAAEAYLRAGEVERAAAAFERGGALERALEVYRGLGARESMAHCLVRLGRPFEAADLYHELGQAHAEAEALGGVLAEDPRYVEAVLRTCKVLDAGGFTHRALAVLADALSSSDHLRTDPVLVTEKARLLRRMGLDVEAEALLARLAAGATVPEASGYRFLKAIPIFGELPLEDMKDLYRLARPVTATPGTVLLEKGVPGTGLLVLLEGTVDVFSGNESNARHLNTLGPGSFLGEISLVQDGPVSANVRAKTAVRALRITRESFQHFLATHDAASLHIYRLFTQNLAARVRALSG, encoded by the coding sequence ATGGCAGGCGATACGGCGGGCAACAGTCGGGGCGGTTCGCTGCGGGGCAGCACGCTCCAGGTCGTGCAGTCCCTGGCGGCGCAAGGCGAGCCGGAACGCGCGGCCCAGCTCTACGAGGAGCTGGGCGCGGCGCAGCGCGAGCGGCTTCGCAAGGAGGCCGCGCAGGGGACGGTGAAGGAGCGCCACTGGCTGGTGGACGTGCTGCGCCGGGCGCGTGACTTCACGGGCGCGGCCCGGCTGCTGGACGGCAGCGGCGACGACGTGTCCGTGGCGGACCTGTACGCGCAGGGCGGCCAGCACGTGGCGGCCGCGGAGGCGTACCTGCGCGCGGGCGAGGTGGAGCGCGCCGCGGCGGCCTTCGAGCGGGGCGGGGCGCTGGAGCGCGCGCTGGAGGTCTACCGGGGCCTGGGTGCCCGCGAGTCCATGGCGCACTGCCTGGTCCGCCTGGGCCGCCCCTTCGAGGCCGCGGACCTCTACCACGAGCTGGGACAGGCCCACGCGGAGGCCGAGGCCCTGGGCGGCGTGCTCGCGGAGGACCCCCGCTACGTCGAGGCCGTGCTGCGTACCTGCAAGGTGCTGGATGCCGGCGGCTTCACGCACCGCGCGCTCGCGGTGCTGGCGGACGCGCTGAGCAGCTCCGATCACCTGCGCACGGATCCCGTGCTGGTGACGGAGAAGGCGCGGCTGTTGCGGCGCATGGGCCTGGATGTGGAGGCGGAGGCGCTCCTCGCGCGGCTGGCCGCGGGCGCGACCGTGCCGGAGGCCAGCGGCTACCGCTTCCTCAAGGCCATTCCCATCTTCGGCGAGCTGCCGCTGGAGGACATGAAGGACCTGTACCGGCTGGCTCGGCCCGTGACGGCCACGCCGGGCACGGTGCTGCTGGAGAAGGGCGTCCCCGGGACGGGGCTGCTCGTGCTGCTGGAGGGCACCGTGGATGTCTTCTCCGGCAATGAGTCCAACGCGCGGCACCTCAACACGCTGGGGCCGGGCTCGTTCCTGGGGGAGATTTCGCTCGTGCAGGACGGCCCCGTGTCCGCGAACGTGCGCGCGAAGACGGCGGTGCGCGCGCTGCGCATCACCCGCGAGAGCTTCCAGCACTTCCTGGCCACGCACGACGCGGCCTCGCTGCACATCTACCGGCTCTTCACGCAGAACCTCGCGGCGCGCGTGCGGGCGCTGAGCGGCTGA
- a CDS encoding SgcJ/EcaC family oxidoreductase codes for MVRTRLVGLLALLFVAVPVLAGAQDAVAPAAVASGDEATHQALRAIKQDMEDALNKQDLDRLLSHLHPDVVFSTMNNDVRVGKDAIRAYYAQMLGGPNSVVKKVTAKFDVDALTRLYGNSGVAYGSSLDHYILNDGTDLVVNGRWTCTLVKEGDRWLIAAFHYSTNVFDNPLLTKVKNAALGFGALVAVAALGAGFFIGRRGRRPATA; via the coding sequence ATGGTGCGCACCCGGCTCGTAGGTCTCCTGGCGTTGCTGTTCGTCGCGGTCCCCGTTTTGGCGGGGGCTCAGGATGCCGTGGCTCCGGCGGCGGTGGCTTCTGGCGATGAAGCGACGCACCAGGCGCTGCGTGCCATCAAGCAGGACATGGAGGATGCGCTCAACAAGCAGGACCTGGACCGGCTGCTGTCGCACCTGCATCCGGACGTCGTGTTCTCCACCATGAACAACGACGTTCGCGTGGGGAAGGACGCCATCCGCGCGTACTACGCGCAGATGCTGGGCGGCCCGAACAGCGTCGTGAAGAAGGTCACCGCGAAGTTCGACGTGGATGCGCTCACGCGGCTTTATGGCAACTCGGGCGTCGCGTACGGCTCGTCGCTGGACCATTACATCCTGAACGACGGCACGGACCTCGTCGTCAATGGGCGGTGGACCTGCACCCTGGTGAAGGAGGGGGACCGGTGGCTCATCGCCGCGTTCCACTACTCCACCAACGTGTTCGACAACCCCCTGCTCACCAAGGTGAAGAACGCCGCCCTGGGCTTCGGCGCCCTGGTTGCGGTCGCCGCGCTCGGCGCGGGGTTCTTCATCGGGCGTCGGGGACGCCGGCCGGCGACGGCTTGA
- a CDS encoding Rieske 2Fe-2S domain-containing protein: MVVPVLAGVAPDRLPGPSRPRSWYLVAPSAALRPGHAMGVQVGGQEVVVFRGQQGRVHALSAHCPHLGAHLKHGTVQGELLRCPLHHWSFDGGGRCRAVPGRSDVSALPGPRAWPVEERFGGVLVFNGPEALFPPPDLEGGEHVWNVGPAVTVGCPWLPLAANSFDLDHLRTVHHRELWDTPTWETPDRYTLRLRYTSRVTGTGASDRLMKALSGNRIRVELTLHGGTLISVKSDLGRARGLLLASLTPVAEGTSVRLAVAARRGRIPGAAALVLGVSRWLYTSFLRRDLSVLDGMRFNVATATADPVMRQLLDFAVGLPEDGDDARR, from the coding sequence ATGGTTGTTCCCGTCCTGGCCGGGGTGGCTCCGGACCGTCTCCCCGGGCCCTCGCGCCCGCGCTCCTGGTACCTGGTGGCACCTTCCGCGGCTCTGCGGCCCGGCCACGCGATGGGCGTTCAGGTGGGTGGCCAGGAGGTGGTGGTGTTCCGCGGCCAGCAGGGCCGGGTCCACGCCCTGTCCGCGCACTGTCCCCACCTGGGGGCCCACCTGAAGCACGGCACCGTCCAGGGCGAGCTGCTGCGCTGTCCGCTGCATCATTGGAGCTTCGACGGAGGGGGCCGCTGCCGGGCCGTGCCCGGCCGGAGCGACGTGTCCGCCTTGCCGGGGCCCCGGGCGTGGCCGGTGGAGGAGCGCTTCGGCGGGGTGCTCGTGTTCAACGGCCCCGAGGCGCTGTTTCCCCCACCCGACCTGGAGGGTGGGGAACACGTCTGGAACGTGGGACCCGCGGTGACGGTGGGCTGTCCGTGGCTGCCGCTGGCGGCGAACTCCTTTGACCTGGACCACCTGCGCACGGTGCACCACCGGGAGCTGTGGGACACACCGACCTGGGAGACCCCGGACCGGTACACCCTGCGGCTGCGCTACACGTCGCGAGTCACCGGCACGGGCGCGAGCGACCGGCTGATGAAGGCGCTGTCGGGCAACCGCATCCGGGTGGAGCTCACGCTGCACGGCGGGACGTTGATCTCGGTGAAGAGCGACCTGGGCCGGGCGCGGGGGCTGCTGCTCGCGAGCCTGACGCCGGTGGCGGAGGGGACGTCGGTGCGGCTCGCCGTCGCGGCGAGGCGGGGGCGGATTCCGGGCGCGGCGGCGCTGGTGCTCGGGGTGTCGAGGTGGCTGTACACGTCGTTCCTGCGCCGGGACCTGTCCGTGCTGGACGGCATGCGCTTCAACGTCGCGACGGCGACGGCGGATCCGGTGATGCGCCAGCTGCTCGACTTCGCAGTGGGCCTGCCCGAGGACGGCGACGATGCGCGCCGATGA
- a CDS encoding phosphatase PAP2 family protein, translating to MSASDGPLFGRPAPEELKRTGAMTCGFALFFLAVYGGASWVTGFYSGGLRVDLPFEQHIPFMPGWAAVYVSMDVLLLLSLFIFRTWRQMLPFALALCAETVLGALCFLVLPVEVAWPPRAVTGGWASIFQAADTMNLERNYLPSLHVAFACTAALAYRERSGPVASTAFALWALAIAASTLLIHEHHLMDVFAGALLAWGTWRVVAPRLRKEAFLEAVRVEALCAREMYRFARRHPRYGLIALALYQQSLGRWRKARRARVGFCFLQGVDDVLDGDRPVEGEPLDAIDALLRTLETGAPGPATEFHDTAVSLGRVLLTELTDPTAREQVLELVRTMRRDRERVRDGHWWDAATLQTQLGNTFRLSVSLMLHVADAQVRADDAPSLLAALGWCSVMRDLREDLAQGLFNVPADVAAEVRAQGHDPQDFDSLLTAQAGRAWVRGEYHQARALLDRSAKELAQLEGRQGVALLRLFHRSVEAFWARKLPRRMPFLREAPVLEIS from the coding sequence GTGAGCGCGTCCGATGGCCCCCTCTTCGGCCGGCCCGCGCCGGAGGAACTGAAGCGCACGGGCGCGATGACGTGCGGCTTCGCGCTGTTCTTCCTCGCGGTGTACGGCGGCGCGAGCTGGGTGACGGGCTTCTATTCCGGCGGCCTGCGCGTGGACCTGCCCTTCGAGCAGCACATTCCGTTCATGCCTGGCTGGGCCGCCGTCTACGTCAGCATGGATGTGCTGTTGCTCCTGTCCCTGTTCATCTTCCGGACGTGGAGACAGATGCTCCCCTTCGCGCTGGCACTGTGCGCGGAGACGGTGCTGGGAGCACTCTGCTTCCTCGTCCTGCCGGTGGAGGTGGCGTGGCCGCCGCGTGCCGTCACTGGAGGCTGGGCATCCATCTTCCAGGCCGCGGACACGATGAACCTGGAGCGCAACTACCTGCCGTCGCTCCACGTCGCCTTTGCCTGCACGGCGGCCCTGGCCTACCGCGAGCGTTCAGGGCCGGTGGCGAGCACCGCCTTCGCGCTGTGGGCCCTGGCCATCGCGGCGTCCACGTTGCTCATCCACGAGCACCACCTGATGGACGTATTCGCGGGAGCCCTGCTCGCCTGGGGCACGTGGCGTGTCGTGGCGCCCCGGCTCCGGAAGGAAGCATTCCTCGAAGCCGTGCGAGTGGAAGCCCTCTGCGCGAGGGAGATGTACCGCTTCGCGCGCAGGCATCCGCGTTACGGACTCATCGCGCTCGCGCTGTATCAGCAGTCCCTGGGACGCTGGCGCAAGGCGCGAAGAGCGCGAGTGGGGTTCTGCTTCCTCCAGGGGGTGGATGACGTGCTGGATGGAGACCGTCCCGTCGAAGGCGAGCCACTGGACGCCATCGACGCGCTCCTGCGAACGCTGGAGACCGGAGCGCCGGGACCCGCGACGGAGTTCCACGACACTGCCGTGTCGCTGGGCCGGGTGCTGCTCACGGAGCTGACCGACCCTACGGCCCGCGAGCAGGTGCTCGAACTCGTGCGCACGATGCGCCGGGACCGCGAGCGGGTGCGCGATGGGCACTGGTGGGACGCGGCAACGCTCCAGACCCAGCTGGGGAACACCTTCCGGCTGTCCGTGAGCCTGATGCTGCACGTCGCGGATGCACAGGTGCGAGCAGATGACGCTCCGTCCCTGCTCGCGGCCTTGGGTTGGTGCTCCGTGATGCGCGACCTGCGAGAGGACCTGGCGCAGGGTCTCTTCAACGTGCCCGCGGACGTCGCCGCGGAGGTGCGCGCGCAGGGACATGATCCCCAGGACTTCGACTCACTGCTCACGGCGCAAGCAGGACGAGCCTGGGTGCGCGGCGAGTACCACCAAGCCCGCGCCCTGTTGGACCGCTCCGCGAAGGAGCTGGCTCAGCTGGAAGGCAGGCAGGGTGTCGCGCTGCTGCGCCTCTTCCACAGGTCGGTGGAAGCCTTCTGGGCCCGGAAGCTGCCGCGTCGCATGCCCTTCCTGCGCGAAGCGCCGGTGCTCGAAATCTCCTGA
- a CDS encoding fatty acid desaturase → MRADDAPPIPAALNAVLLVAAMGAGALCLWTASHAEALWVRLVAAVLFSYVNNTVFSLLHEATHGVLHPSRRINDGLGRLAATFFPTSFTLQRAFHLTHHRYNRTAREQFDYLHPGDHRFLKYAQWYVILTGVYWLFVPLGALVFALAPGLLRRLRGPGTRYGEQTGADAYLGRLEDAPGMAIRAEVLGLVAVQAGLAYALELTLVGWALCYAAFAVNWSSLQYADHAWSPLDVREGAWDLKVAAPVRWVFLNYHYHRAHHRHPQVPWLYLGRYVDESVPRPSFLGIWLSMWRGPRPFPEQPK, encoded by the coding sequence ATGCGCGCCGATGACGCTCCGCCGATTCCCGCCGCGCTCAACGCGGTGCTGCTCGTCGCGGCGATGGGTGCGGGGGCGCTGTGCCTGTGGACGGCGTCCCACGCGGAAGCCCTCTGGGTGCGGCTGGTGGCGGCCGTGTTGTTCTCCTACGTGAACAACACGGTGTTCTCGCTGTTGCACGAAGCGACGCACGGGGTGCTGCACCCGTCGCGGCGGATCAACGACGGGCTGGGCCGGCTGGCGGCGACGTTCTTCCCCACGTCGTTCACGTTGCAGCGCGCCTTCCACCTCACGCATCACCGGTACAACCGCACGGCGCGCGAGCAGTTCGACTATCTGCACCCGGGCGACCACCGCTTCCTCAAGTATGCGCAGTGGTACGTCATCCTGACCGGCGTCTACTGGCTGTTCGTGCCGCTGGGAGCGCTGGTGTTCGCGCTCGCGCCGGGCCTGCTGCGGAGGCTGCGAGGACCGGGCACCCGCTACGGAGAGCAGACCGGAGCGGACGCGTACCTGGGGCGGCTGGAGGATGCACCGGGGATGGCCATCCGGGCGGAGGTGTTGGGGCTGGTGGCGGTGCAGGCAGGGCTGGCGTACGCGCTGGAGCTGACGCTCGTGGGTTGGGCGCTTTGCTACGCGGCGTTCGCGGTGAACTGGAGCTCGCTCCAGTACGCGGACCACGCGTGGTCGCCGCTGGACGTGCGCGAAGGCGCATGGGACCTGAAGGTCGCTGCGCCGGTGCGCTGGGTGTTCCTCAACTACCACTACCACCGGGCGCACCACCGGCACCCGCAGGTGCCCTGGCTCTACCTGGGCCGCTACGTGGATGAGAGCGTGCCCCGGCCGTCCTTCCTGGGCATCTGGCTGTCCATGTGGCGAGGACCCCGGCCGTTCCCGGAGCAGCCCAAGTGA
- a CDS encoding DUF418 domain-containing protein translates to MSDSVPSVSSARPVDVSERLPLLDVLRGFALWGVFVSNSFAWFSGRVLMPREQAQALAAPPFEAAVTAIYHFFVNQKFVTLFAFLFGLGFSIQLTRAESRGASVVPVYSRRLLVLLGIGVVHLTALWAGDVLSTYALLGFALLLFRNRSDRTLLVWVGLSVVVVPLLVPALLHFGPILLHGAQAAADAAKATEAMEAQTRGQLLLGLQSDSLWTTQAANAHFLQYMLPTLKRLLWMIFILGRFLLGLLAGRHLLLQDVERHRAWHRKMLAWGLVLGVLGNGAGAVVQHLRLAGVLDPSKAHWMFTLSAIQEMGYLGLAAAYVAAFALLFQQERWRRWLGVLAPVGRMALTNYLMQTVVSLWIYDGWGLGLIGKLPPSRCVALTLLVFALQIPLSQAWLSRFRFGPAEWLWRSLTYGQRQPMRLALKPSPAGVPDAR, encoded by the coding sequence ATGTCCGACTCCGTCCCTTCCGTTTCCAGCGCCCGTCCGGTGGATGTCTCTGAGCGGTTGCCGCTCCTGGATGTGCTGCGCGGCTTCGCGTTGTGGGGCGTCTTCGTGTCGAACAGCTTCGCCTGGTTCAGCGGCCGGGTCTTGATGCCACGAGAGCAGGCCCAGGCACTGGCGGCGCCGCCCTTCGAGGCGGCCGTCACGGCGATCTACCACTTCTTCGTGAACCAGAAGTTCGTCACGCTGTTCGCCTTCCTCTTCGGGCTGGGGTTCTCCATCCAGCTGACGCGTGCCGAGTCACGAGGAGCCTCCGTCGTCCCGGTGTATTCACGGCGCCTGCTGGTGTTGCTGGGCATCGGGGTCGTGCATCTCACGGCGCTCTGGGCGGGAGACGTGCTCTCCACCTACGCCCTGCTGGGCTTCGCGTTGCTCCTCTTCCGCAACCGTTCGGACCGGACGCTGCTGGTGTGGGTAGGCCTGTCGGTGGTGGTGGTGCCATTGCTGGTGCCAGCGCTCCTGCACTTCGGTCCCATCCTGCTGCACGGAGCACAGGCAGCGGCAGACGCCGCGAAGGCCACGGAAGCCATGGAGGCCCAGACGCGGGGGCAGTTGCTGTTGGGACTCCAGAGCGACTCGCTCTGGACGACGCAGGCCGCGAACGCGCACTTCCTCCAGTACATGCTGCCCACGCTGAAGCGGCTGCTGTGGATGATCTTCATCCTGGGCCGGTTCCTGCTGGGGCTGCTCGCGGGCCGGCACCTGTTGCTCCAGGACGTGGAGCGCCACCGCGCCTGGCACCGGAAGATGCTGGCCTGGGGTCTGGTGCTGGGCGTGCTGGGAAATGGCGCGGGAGCGGTGGTGCAGCACCTGCGGCTCGCGGGGGTGCTGGATCCGTCGAAAGCCCACTGGATGTTCACCCTGTCCGCGATCCAGGAGATGGGCTACCTGGGCCTCGCCGCGGCCTACGTGGCAGCCTTCGCCCTGCTCTTCCAGCAGGAGCGCTGGCGCAGGTGGCTGGGCGTCCTGGCACCGGTGGGGCGCATGGCGCTCACCAACTACCTGATGCAGACGGTGGTGAGCCTCTGGATCTACGACGGCTGGGGGTTGGGGCTCATCGGAAAGCTGCCGCCATCACGCTGCGTGGCGCTGACCCTGCTCGTGTTCGCGCTCCAGATTCCACTGAGCCAAGCCTGGCTGTCGCGCTTCCGCTTCGGTCCGGCGGAGTGGCTGTGGCGCTCGCTCACCTACGGCCAGCGCCAGCCCATGCGGCTCGCGCTCAAGCCGTCGCCGGCCGGCGTCCCCGACGCCCGATGA
- a CDS encoding ATP-binding protein has translation MSDNGNTTVPGRNPTQSGVAHNGRPVNGHAAPGPNGQRPATPPQAARPPGPAPTSIQMTGPRPAPPPGAPAKPPASAASPTPAPVARAPVPQPPPPAEPPRNEVALPLPDRAKGEIDAAKERAEALKADPELENAVGFTHFDTSASHDNLVTVLSTKEDLHRLASQTLVRIKCREDDRAYLGVVVRGPFAEPNAVPANSTMAIGVVTHGKKLSYTFEYHGRAEVEILGEEVAGVLKPHRFRPRPQSPVFVLDEEESAKVLGVSGEMSIGTVVGYERMEARINARDKSVLPRHTGIIGTTGGGKSTTVATLIHRAQSSGIATIVFDVEGEYTHVDRPTDHHAMVETLKRRNQKPEGVKDLHIHHLVGRESRNPRHKNKHAFSLNFSSLSPYALAEILDMSEAQQERFLKAYDVTKLLLEDFEVYPVTEEERRDALEVDELSTGYPKMTIQHLLDVVNAYLYSMSDEGRAEGRARPRRAARARGTVTEEIEALEEDEGPPANSLTLYSVFKNDPGKVMRRVMAQSSRNVISWKALASKIQRLRRLNIFDMGTTEGVKYDTMLSPGRVSVIDLSDTESPQLNNLVIADILRGIQERQEASYEKAHREGKDITPVLIIIEEAHEFLSASRITQMKTLFEQVARIAKRGRKRWLGLVFVTQLPQHLPSEVLALLNNFIIHKITDGAVINQLKKSVGSIDESLWSRVSRLAPGQALMSFSHFTRPLMVAVDPAPVKRLLVD, from the coding sequence ATGTCTGACAATGGAAACACCACCGTACCCGGCCGCAATCCCACGCAGAGCGGCGTGGCCCACAACGGCAGGCCCGTGAATGGCCACGCCGCCCCCGGTCCCAATGGCCAGCGGCCGGCCACGCCCCCGCAGGCAGCCCGTCCTCCGGGCCCCGCGCCCACGAGCATCCAGATGACCGGGCCCCGTCCGGCGCCGCCCCCCGGTGCCCCCGCGAAGCCGCCCGCCAGCGCGGCCTCCCCCACCCCGGCCCCGGTCGCGCGGGCCCCGGTTCCCCAGCCGCCGCCGCCCGCGGAGCCGCCGCGCAACGAAGTCGCGCTGCCCCTGCCGGACAGGGCGAAGGGCGAAATCGACGCGGCGAAGGAGCGGGCGGAGGCGCTCAAGGCCGACCCGGAGCTGGAGAACGCCGTGGGCTTCACCCACTTCGACACCAGCGCGAGCCACGACAACCTCGTCACCGTCCTGTCCACGAAGGAGGACCTGCACCGGCTGGCGTCGCAGACGCTGGTGCGCATCAAGTGCCGCGAGGACGACAGGGCCTACCTGGGCGTCGTCGTCCGGGGGCCGTTCGCGGAGCCGAACGCCGTTCCCGCGAACTCCACCATGGCCATTGGCGTGGTGACCCACGGCAAGAAGCTCTCGTACACCTTCGAGTACCACGGCCGCGCGGAGGTGGAGATCCTCGGGGAGGAGGTCGCGGGCGTGCTCAAGCCGCACCGCTTCCGTCCCCGGCCGCAGAGCCCCGTCTTCGTGCTCGACGAGGAGGAGAGCGCGAAGGTGCTGGGTGTCAGCGGGGAGATGAGCATTGGCACGGTGGTGGGCTACGAGCGGATGGAGGCGCGCATCAACGCCCGCGACAAGTCCGTGCTGCCCCGGCACACCGGCATCATCGGCACGACGGGCGGCGGCAAGTCCACCACGGTGGCCACGCTCATCCACCGCGCGCAGAGCTCGGGCATCGCCACCATCGTCTTCGACGTGGAAGGCGAATACACGCACGTGGACCGGCCCACGGACCACCACGCCATGGTGGAGACCCTCAAGCGCCGGAACCAGAAGCCCGAGGGCGTGAAGGACCTGCACATCCATCACCTGGTCGGCCGCGAGAGCCGCAACCCGCGCCACAAGAACAAGCACGCCTTCTCGTTGAACTTCTCCAGCCTGTCGCCCTACGCGCTGGCGGAGATCCTCGACATGTCGGAGGCGCAGCAGGAGCGCTTCCTCAAGGCGTACGACGTCACGAAGCTCTTGCTGGAGGACTTCGAGGTCTATCCGGTGACGGAGGAGGAGCGACGGGACGCGCTGGAGGTGGACGAGCTGTCCACGGGCTACCCGAAGATGACCATCCAGCACCTGCTGGACGTGGTGAACGCCTACCTCTACAGCATGAGCGACGAGGGCAGAGCGGAAGGACGAGCCCGCCCCCGCCGCGCGGCACGAGCGCGAGGAACGGTCACCGAGGAGATCGAGGCGCTGGAGGAGGACGAGGGGCCTCCGGCCAACTCGCTGACGCTCTACAGCGTCTTCAAGAACGACCCCGGCAAGGTGATGCGGCGGGTGATGGCGCAGAGCAGCCGCAACGTCATCAGCTGGAAGGCGCTGGCCAGCAAGATCCAGCGGCTGCGCCGGCTGAACATCTTCGACATGGGGACCACGGAGGGCGTGAAGTACGACACCATGCTCTCGCCCGGGCGGGTGTCCGTCATCGACCTGTCGGACACGGAGTCCCCCCAGCTCAACAACCTGGTCATCGCGGACATCCTGCGAGGCATCCAGGAGCGGCAGGAGGCCAGCTACGAGAAGGCCCACCGCGAAGGCAAGGACATCACCCCGGTCCTCATCATCATCGAGGAGGCCCACGAGTTCCTGTCCGCCAGCCGCATCACGCAGATGAAGACCCTCTTCGAACAGGTCGCTCGCATCGCGAAGCGGGGCCGCAAGCGCTGGCTGGGGCTCGTCTTCGTCACCCAGCTCCCCCAGCACCTGCCTTCCGAGGTGCTGGCCCTGCTCAACAACTTCATCATCCACAAGATCACGGACGGGGCCGTCATCAACCAGCTGAAGAAGAGCGTGGGCAGCATCGACGAGAGCCTGTGGAGCCGGGTGTCGCGGCTCGCTCCAGGCCAGGCGCTGATGTCGTTCAGCCACTTCACCCGTCCCCTGATGGTGGCCGTGGACCCGGCGCCCGTGAAGCGGCTGCTCGTCGACTAG